A genomic window from Lactobacillus sp. ESL0677 includes:
- a CDS encoding 6-phospho-beta-glucosidase, translated as MTTNNFPKGFLWGGATAANQLEGAYQEGGKGLSLPDVLPGGKKRMWLANEPDFDFTIDPNKFYPNHIGIDHYHHFKEDIALFAEMGFKCYRFSIAWSRIFPNGDEAEPNEEGLKFYDALIDECLKYKIEPVITISHYELPLNLITKYGAWKNKQLIDFYERFARTVLTRYHDKVKYWMTFNEINSAAHFPIMGQGLVASNGANDKKNIYQAWHNQFVASSKAVKIGHELDPDLQIGCMILYATTYSYDCDPKNQLASLQENQANNFFCADVQVRGHYPTYTKSLLARNGVKLSDIDYTQEELDLLAKYPVDYIGFSYYMSSVIDVTHDNQESANGNMMGGVKNPFLKSSDWGWQIDPIGLRIALNQLSDRYQKPVFVVENGLGAIDKPDENHYVADDYRIDYLREHIEAISGAIDDGVDVMGYTPWGCIDLVSASTGEMSKRYGFIYVDEDDHCEGTLKRYKKKSFDWYKKVIATNGQDLG; from the coding sequence ATGACTACAAATAATTTCCCTAAAGGCTTTTTATGGGGCGGCGCCACTGCTGCTAACCAATTAGAAGGTGCATATCAAGAAGGCGGCAAGGGCTTGTCACTACCTGATGTTTTACCAGGCGGTAAAAAGCGGATGTGGCTTGCTAATGAACCTGATTTTGATTTTACGATTGACCCTAATAAGTTTTATCCAAACCATATTGGGATTGACCACTACCACCACTTCAAAGAAGATATTGCACTGTTTGCAGAAATGGGCTTTAAGTGCTACCGCTTTTCAATTGCGTGGTCACGGATTTTTCCTAATGGGGATGAAGCTGAACCAAATGAAGAAGGCTTGAAGTTTTACGACGCCTTAATTGATGAATGTTTGAAGTACAAGATTGAGCCCGTAATTACGATTTCACACTATGAATTGCCATTGAATTTAATTACGAAGTACGGTGCTTGGAAGAACAAGCAATTAATTGACTTTTATGAGCGGTTTGCGCGGACAGTCTTGACTCGTTACCACGACAAAGTTAAGTACTGGATGACTTTTAACGAAATTAACAGTGCTGCTCACTTCCCAATAATGGGTCAAGGATTGGTAGCTTCTAATGGTGCTAACGACAAAAAGAATATTTATCAAGCATGGCATAACCAATTTGTTGCAAGTAGCAAGGCTGTTAAGATTGGTCATGAATTAGACCCTGATTTACAAATTGGATGTATGATTTTATACGCAACTACTTACAGTTATGACTGTGATCCAAAGAACCAATTGGCTTCATTACAAGAAAACCAAGCCAACAACTTCTTCTGTGCTGATGTGCAAGTACGTGGTCACTACCCAACTTATACTAAGAGTCTGTTAGCTCGTAATGGCGTTAAGTTGAGTGACATTGATTACACGCAAGAAGAATTAGATCTGCTGGCTAAGTATCCTGTTGATTACATTGGCTTTAGCTACTACATGTCATCTGTAATTGATGTTACGCATGATAATCAGGAATCAGCTAATGGTAATATGATGGGCGGAGTTAAGAATCCGTTCTTAAAGAGTAGCGATTGGGGCTGGCAAATTGACCCAATTGGCTTACGGATCGCGTTAAACCAACTATCTGATCGCTACCAAAAACCTGTTTTCGTTGTTGAAAATGGTCTTGGTGCAATTGATAAGCCGGACGAAAATCACTACGTTGCTGATGATTACCGCATTGACTATTTGCGCGAACATATCGAAGCAATTTCTGGTGCAATTGATGATGGTGTTGATGTTATGGGCTACACTCCATGGGGTTGTATTGACTTAGTCAGTGCTTCAACTGGTGAAATGTCCAAGCGTTACGGCTTTATCTATGTTGATGAGGACGATCATTGTGAAGGTACTCTTAAGCGTTACAAGAAGAAGTCATTTGACTGGTATAAGAAGGTAATTGCGACTAACGGTCAAGATTTGGGATAA
- a CDS encoding PRD domain-containing protein: MKFVKNFNNNAALVSDESGVDWVVIGNGIGFGKKAGDEIDESKISRRFVAVEKNIELANSISDIDTRTLALTTEVIQIASEKLQTKFSDYQYFALADHIDFLLKRADEGIDLGQETVRWEIRKLFPKEYDVALTAIKLIEKKTGMTLPRSEAVYLTYHFINAGSDQTKLQDTIKITKLIRGVIAIIEYQYGMQLDTESFNFNRFMTHLRAFMVRHICGINDESGSELDRSLLELMKAKYQTAYETVLKIGTYLQKQAGWQLQPDDQVYLTLHVWRVTHRQNSSNTDDETKQLTTDK; the protein is encoded by the coding sequence GTGAAATTTGTCAAGAATTTTAATAACAATGCTGCTTTAGTGTCTGATGAGTCGGGCGTTGATTGGGTGGTTATTGGTAACGGGATTGGCTTTGGTAAAAAAGCTGGTGATGAGATTGACGAGAGTAAGATTAGTCGCCGGTTTGTCGCAGTTGAGAAGAATATTGAGTTGGCCAATAGTATTAGTGATATTGATACGCGTACATTAGCACTGACAACTGAGGTCATTCAGATTGCTTCAGAAAAGTTGCAGACCAAGTTTTCTGATTATCAATATTTTGCTCTAGCTGATCATATTGATTTTTTGCTTAAAAGAGCTGATGAAGGCATTGACTTAGGACAAGAAACGGTCCGGTGGGAGATTCGTAAATTATTTCCTAAAGAGTACGATGTTGCCCTAACGGCGATTAAGTTGATTGAAAAAAAGACAGGCATGACTTTACCACGCAGTGAAGCTGTTTATCTGACATATCACTTTATTAATGCTGGTTCAGATCAGACTAAGCTGCAGGATACGATTAAGATTACTAAATTAATCCGTGGTGTGATTGCCATTATTGAATATCAATATGGGATGCAGCTTGACACGGAATCATTTAATTTTAACCGCTTCATGACCCACTTGCGGGCTTTTATGGTTCGCCATATTTGCGGTATTAATGATGAAAGTGGTAGTGAGCTTGATCGGTCGCTGCTGGAATTAATGAAGGCAAAGTATCAGACAGCTTATGAAACGGTCTTAAAGATTGGTACTTATTTACAAAAGCAAGCTGGTTGGCAGTTGCAGCCTGATGATCAGGTTTATCTGACCTTGCATGTCTGGCGGGTAACGCATAGACAGAATAGTTCAAATACTGATGACGAGACTAAGCAACTGACAACTGACAAATAA
- a CDS encoding DUF6198 family protein — translation MENSLIKAFHPRNLLILFCGLSIMAIGVSLSKLAALGTSPIASIPNVVSYLLPVSIGNLTIIFMIILVLLEALFLRRDFSTLNLLQIIPGSCFGFLIDFFMKVFSFVKPHNYLEQISLTILSIVILAIGVFLEISSSSIILPGEGLARAMAWSLKKKFAVTKVIVDFSMVVIALAIALIYFHSLVGIREGTIISALCVGPLVKLFRSIKSKLS, via the coding sequence TTGGAAAACAGTTTAATCAAAGCTTTTCACCCTCGTAATCTATTAATTTTATTTTGTGGTCTAAGTATCATGGCAATTGGTGTATCCTTGTCAAAGCTGGCTGCTCTAGGAACATCGCCAATTGCCAGTATCCCTAATGTTGTCAGCTATCTTTTACCAGTATCGATCGGCAATTTAACCATTATTTTTATGATAATCTTAGTTTTATTAGAGGCCCTGTTTTTAAGAAGAGATTTTAGTACTCTCAATTTACTTCAGATTATTCCGGGAAGTTGCTTTGGCTTTTTAATTGATTTTTTCATGAAAGTTTTCAGTTTTGTTAAACCACATAATTACTTAGAACAAATTAGTTTAACAATCTTAAGTATTGTCATATTAGCAATTGGTGTATTCTTAGAGATATCTTCAAGTTCAATTATTTTACCCGGAGAAGGTTTGGCCAGAGCAATGGCTTGGTCATTAAAGAAAAAATTTGCAGTTACTAAAGTAATTGTTGACTTTAGTATGGTCGTTATTGCATTAGCAATTGCACTAATCTACTTTCATTCTTTAGTTGGTATTCGTGAAGGAACAATTATATCCGCTCTTTGTGTTGGCCCACTTGTAAAACTATTTCGCAGTATCAAAAGTAAGTTAAGCTAA
- a CDS encoding beta-glucoside-specific PTS transporter subunit IIABC yields the protein MAYEDLSQKIIANVGGKDNVASVVHCTTRLRFKLKDEKKANDAAMKATDGVLSLVKAGGQYQVVIGNNVADVYDTLIKVGGFSDGGTVADDYVDTSNMSLMDRFIDLISGIFNPILGPLCATGMIKGFNAMFLSLGWLTKTSGTYIILNAIGDSLFYFLPVILGISAAKKFGISSYLGATIGAALCYPTIVAMTTSKTTLYTLFKGTIFQAPIHITFLGLPVISMNYTSSVIPIILAIWFASKVQRFAKKIIPDVVKTFLVPFMVLLITLPVTFIIIGPVATWLSNIISSICVGVYNISPILAGILMGAFWQVFVMFGVHWGFVAVAMANLASQGFDPIIILSQAASFAQTGVVLAMFFQTKNEKTKSLAFPAFISGIFGVTEPAIYGLTLPRKRPFILSCIASAIGGGLIGLFGTKNWMMGGLGIFTIPATIGKNGVDSTVYGYILAIIAATILGFVFQMLFGKKSVDAPLDGEAAPAVATAESNANAEVKEIDKDVATCDAPKASVTPEDVVAPLAGEVVDLKDVKDQVFSSGAMGQGVAIEPSDGKVCSPVDGTIAMVFPTGHAIGLKSVNGAEVMIHIGMDTVELDGKGFKTLVEKGQTVKAGEPLIEFDIDAIKKAGYVVTTPVIVTNSKDYNEVKVIADGQVKIADKLLALN from the coding sequence ATGGCTTACGAAGATTTAAGTCAAAAAATTATTGCCAATGTCGGCGGTAAAGACAATGTTGCTAGCGTTGTTCACTGTACGACACGGCTGCGTTTTAAATTGAAGGACGAAAAGAAGGCTAATGATGCCGCAATGAAAGCTACTGATGGGGTGCTTTCGTTAGTTAAAGCCGGTGGTCAATATCAAGTAGTCATTGGTAATAATGTTGCAGATGTGTACGATACTTTAATTAAAGTCGGCGGCTTTTCTGATGGCGGAACAGTTGCTGATGACTATGTTGATACCAGCAATATGAGTTTAATGGATCGTTTCATTGATTTGATTTCTGGGATTTTCAATCCAATATTAGGTCCCTTATGTGCAACTGGGATGATTAAGGGCTTCAATGCCATGTTTTTGTCTTTGGGTTGGTTAACAAAAACTTCTGGTACCTATATTATCCTAAATGCAATTGGTGATAGCTTGTTTTACTTTCTACCAGTTATTTTAGGTATTTCGGCTGCTAAAAAGTTTGGCATCAGTAGCTACCTAGGAGCAACAATTGGTGCAGCCCTATGTTATCCTACAATTGTAGCTATGACTACTAGTAAGACTACTTTGTATACTTTGTTTAAGGGAACAATCTTTCAAGCACCAATCCATATAACCTTTTTAGGACTTCCAGTAATTTCGATGAACTATACTTCATCAGTTATCCCAATTATTTTAGCTATTTGGTTTGCATCTAAGGTACAGAGATTTGCTAAGAAGATTATTCCTGATGTTGTTAAAACTTTCCTTGTACCCTTTATGGTATTGCTGATTACTTTACCAGTAACTTTTATAATTATTGGACCTGTTGCAACTTGGTTAAGTAATATTATTTCTTCAATTTGTGTGGGTGTTTATAATATTAGTCCAATTTTAGCCGGTATCTTAATGGGTGCGTTTTGGCAAGTATTTGTTATGTTTGGTGTTCATTGGGGCTTTGTTGCGGTTGCCATGGCTAATTTGGCCTCACAAGGATTTGACCCAATTATTATTTTGAGTCAAGCAGCTTCTTTTGCACAAACTGGTGTTGTTTTGGCAATGTTTTTTCAGACTAAAAATGAAAAAACCAAGAGTTTAGCATTTCCAGCTTTTATCTCTGGGATCTTCGGTGTTACTGAACCAGCTATTTATGGTTTGACACTGCCAAGAAAGCGACCATTTATTTTAAGTTGTATTGCGTCAGCCATCGGTGGTGGATTAATTGGACTGTTTGGAACTAAGAATTGGATGATGGGTGGTTTAGGTATATTTACTATCCCAGCTACTATTGGTAAAAATGGTGTAGATTCAACAGTTTATGGCTATATTTTGGCAATAATTGCTGCTACAATTTTAGGCTTTGTTTTCCAAATGCTATTTGGCAAAAAGAGCGTTGACGCTCCTCTTGATGGCGAAGCTGCGCCAGCTGTTGCTACTGCTGAAAGCAACGCTAATGCAGAAGTGAAAGAAATTGACAAGGATGTGGCTACCTGTGATGCTCCTAAAGCTTCTGTAACTCCGGAAGATGTTGTTGCACCATTAGCTGGAGAAGTTGTTGATTTAAAAGATGTTAAGGATCAAGTGTTTTCAAGTGGTGCGATGGGTCAAGGCGTTGCGATTGAACCAAGTGACGGCAAAGTTTGTTCACCAGTAGACGGAACGATTGCCATGGTCTTCCCAACAGGTCACGCGATTGGACTTAAATCTGTTAATGGTGCCGAAGTCATGATTCATATTGGGATGGACACAGTTGAGCTTGATGGTAAAGGTTTTAAGACCCTAGTTGAGAAGGGGCAAACAGTGAAAGCTGGTGAGCCATTAATTGAATTTGACATTGATGCAATTAAGAAGGCAGGTTATGTTGTTACCACACCTGTGATCGTAACTAACTCAAAGGATTATAATGAGGTTAAGGTAATTGCCGACGGTCAAGTCAAGATTGCCGATAAATTGTTGGCTTTAAATTAA
- a CDS encoding MarR family winged helix-turn-helix transcriptional regulator, producing MKYYYLSKFIAGIYRQSKNEFNQQLANLNLRATQSDLLLFIVEHPNLMQREIAQQMVIDPSLLAKDLQVLLHQKLITRNKDSADGRVKRITATTNGKSEVLKLKQVMETWWQNLFAQHQELNTTEFFKQLEMGYQAICFRDTNVSSVVNKHN from the coding sequence ATGAAATATTATTATTTAAGTAAATTTATTGCTGGTATTTATCGGCAATCCAAAAATGAATTTAACCAGCAGCTTGCAAATTTGAACTTACGAGCAACCCAAAGTGATTTGCTATTATTTATTGTTGAGCATCCTAATTTGATGCAGCGTGAGATAGCTCAACAAATGGTGATTGATCCTAGTTTGTTAGCTAAAGATTTGCAAGTATTATTGCACCAGAAATTGATTACACGTAATAAAGATAGTGCTGATGGACGTGTTAAGCGGATTACAGCTACAACTAACGGTAAAAGTGAAGTACTTAAATTAAAACAGGTGATGGAAACGTGGTGGCAGAATTTATTTGCACAACATCAAGAATTAAATACTACTGAATTTTTTAAACAACTAGAAATGGGGTATCAAGCTATTTGCTTTCGTGATACTAATGTATCATCAGTTGTTAATAAGCATAATTAA